The sequence below is a genomic window from Candidatus Neomarinimicrobiota bacterium.
ATCAGGAGGTAACAGAGATGAGAACAGTTTTTCGAACAGCCGGTTTAGTGACAATTATGCTGGCTATGATATTGGGCACTGGCGTGATTGCACAGGGTCAAGGTCCTGGGCATGGATCCGGACACGGTCCCGGTATGACAAACGGACACGGCCCAGGTCACGGCATTTTACGGCAGCTGACCGAAGAGCAGAGAGACGCCATTCGACAGATGGTAGATCAGATGCGAGACGACGGTGCAACAAGGGAAGAGATACACGATGCTGTGGTGGCGCAGCTGGGGGCGTGGGGCTACGAAGTTCCCGACGATTTCGGGAAACGCCGTCCCTTTGCCAGGATCATGCGCCATCTGACTGAGGAACAGCGGACGGCCATCAAGGCGTTGGTTGAACAGATGAAGGGCGACGGCGCCTCGAGAGAAGAGATTCGCGACGCAGTCATGGCTCAGTTGGAAGAGTGGGGCATCGAACTGCCGGGCAACGGAGCTATCAGTGAGAGAGAAAGGCTCCGGGCGAAGAATCATCCCAATCCTTTCAATCCTGAGACGAGCATTACTTACACGCTCACAGCACCGGCAACCGTCGACGTGCGAATATATAATATGGAAGGTCAACTGGTTCAGTCTTATCGGATGGGATACCAGAACGAAGGTACCCACTCTCTGAGATGGGACGGCGTCATGAATGACGGTCAGGCAGCACCTTCCGGCGTCTATATTTATCGGATCACGGCTGGTGATCAGTCATATTCCGCTCGAATGTTGCTGATGAAGTGAAAACCCTGCAAAGGGCGGTCTCACTCGGGGTCTCCCTCCACTTCTCGGCGCTTAAAAATCAGATAGTGAAACCCCTCCTTATCATATTCACCGTCATCACAGGACTTGTTGGTCAAGGCGGCAGCAAGACAAGCGATATTTCGGGCTACGTAGTTGACGCCTC
It includes:
- a CDS encoding FlgD immunoglobulin-like domain containing protein, coding for MRTVFRTAGLVTIMLAMILGTGVIAQGQGPGHGSGHGPGMTNGHGPGHGILRQLTEEQRDAIRQMVDQMRDDGATREEIHDAVVAQLGAWGYEVPDDFGKRRPFARIMRHLTEEQRTAIKALVEQMKGDGASREEIRDAVMAQLEEWGIELPGNGAISERERLRAKNHPNPFNPETSITYTLTAPATVDVRIYNMEGQLVQSYRMGYQNEGTHSLRWDGVMNDGQAAPSGVYIYRITAGDQSYSARMLLMK